A region from the Myripristis murdjan chromosome 23, fMyrMur1.1, whole genome shotgun sequence genome encodes:
- the LOC115355339 gene encoding suppressor APC domain-containing protein 1: MACRPPCASYTVVIIPLRTSLYSLDALRFYLWIKRLKDLEREKDSLWCGLEVLERARLWYHQRLEENTARQASIEAQTGAGSRQEDVPETWSCLLRSRIQRVNGSLGSVMSEPNVTGGSTHSLPDAVADSDLRWHNTVLTQQVSDKNNQISMLELEKDALLRELGELQAR; encoded by the exons ATGGCCTGCCGTCCTCCCTGTGCCTCCTACACCGTGGTCATCATCCCCCTCAGGACCAGCCTCTACAGCCTGGACGCTCTGCGCTTCTACCTATGG ATTAAACGCCTCAAGGAtctggagagggagaaggactCTCTGTGGTGTGGTCTGGAGGTTCTGGAGAGGGCCCGTCTCTGGTACCATCAGCGGCTGGAGGAGAACACGGCACGGCAGGCCAGCATCGAGGCCCAGACTGGGGCTGGCTCCAGGCAGGAGGATGTACCTGAG aCATGGTCGTGCCTCCTGCGGTCCCGTATCCAGCGGGTGAACGGCTCCCTGGGCAGTGTGATGAGTGAGCCCAATGTGACCGGCGGCAGCACCCACTCCCTGCCCGACGCGGTGGCAGACAGCGACCTCCGCTGGCACAACACAGTACTGACACAG cAAGTGAGTGACAAGAATAATCAGATCTCCATGTTAGAGCTGGAAAAAGACGCCCTCCTCAGGGAGCTTGGTGAACTGCAGGCCCGCTGA
- the LOC115355338 gene encoding achaete-scute homolog 4 isoform X2 has product MSRHGKELLEHVPYVPPLALHGISMENPGAHYKDALGLGMPIHLDAAYLDPVHGQRLSYRRLSYFPFHGHLGVYDYAFEPAFIRKRNERERHRVRCVNEGYARLREHLPQELEDKRLSKVETLRAAIDYIKHLQSLLEFNVSGMDMSLGGARNRAPEPQRTECNSDGESKTSLSDSGDTAY; this is encoded by the coding sequence ATGTCTCGTCACGGTAAAGAGTTACTGGAGCACGTTCCATATGTTCCTCCACTGGCTCTCCACGGGATCTCCATGGAAAACCCTGGAGCGCACTACAAGGATGCGCTTGGACTTGGAATGCCTATCCACCTAGATGCTGCGTATCTGGACCCTGTGCACGGCCAGAGGTTATCCTACAGACGCTTGTCCTATTTCCCCTTCCACGGACACCTCGGTGTGTACGATTACGCCTTCGAGCCCGCGTTCATCCGGAAAAGGAACGAGAGGGAGCGGCATCGGGTGCGCTGCGTAAACGAGGGTTACGCGCGGCTCAGAGAGCATCTGCCGCAGGAACTGGAGGACAAGAGGCTCAGCAAGGTGGAGACTCTTCGAGCGGCCATTGACTATATCAAACACCTGCAGAGCCTGCTGGAGTTCAACGTGTCCGGGATGGACATGTCACTCGGAGGAGCGCGCAATCGTGCGCCGGAGCCACAGAGGACAGAGTGCAACAGTGATGGAGAATCCAAAACCAGCCTCAGCGACAGCGGGGACACCGCTTACTAG
- the LOC115355338 gene encoding achaete-scute homolog 4 isoform X1, which translates to MAKSSSRLLNSKTSPKSRLHPREARFKTKLLHKHDLALMRLKMSRHGKELLEHVPYVPPLALHGISMENPGAHYKDALGLGMPIHLDAAYLDPVHGQRLSYRRLSYFPFHGHLGVYDYAFEPAFIRKRNERERHRVRCVNEGYARLREHLPQELEDKRLSKVETLRAAIDYIKHLQSLLEFNVSGMDMSLGGARNRAPEPQRTECNSDGESKTSLSDSGDTAY; encoded by the exons ATGGCAAAGTCCTCATCAAGGCTGCTAAACTCAAAAACATCACCCAAATCAAGACTGCATCCCAGAGAGGCCAGATTTAAGACGAAGCTTTTGCACAAACACGACTTGGCCCTAATGAGACT gaAAATGTCTCGTCACGGTAAAGAGTTACTGGAGCACGTTCCATATGTTCCTCCACTGGCTCTCCACGGGATCTCCATGGAAAACCCTGGAGCGCACTACAAGGATGCGCTTGGACTTGGAATGCCTATCCACCTAGATGCTGCGTATCTGGACCCTGTGCACGGCCAGAGGTTATCCTACAGACGCTTGTCCTATTTCCCCTTCCACGGACACCTCGGTGTGTACGATTACGCCTTCGAGCCCGCGTTCATCCGGAAAAGGAACGAGAGGGAGCGGCATCGGGTGCGCTGCGTAAACGAGGGTTACGCGCGGCTCAGAGAGCATCTGCCGCAGGAACTGGAGGACAAGAGGCTCAGCAAGGTGGAGACTCTTCGAGCGGCCATTGACTATATCAAACACCTGCAGAGCCTGCTGGAGTTCAACGTGTCCGGGATGGACATGTCACTCGGAGGAGCGCGCAATCGTGCGCCGGAGCCACAGAGGACAGAGTGCAACAGTGATGGAGAATCCAAAACCAGCCTCAGCGACAGCGGGGACACCGCTTACTAG